In one Capricornis sumatraensis isolate serow.1 chromosome 1, serow.2, whole genome shotgun sequence genomic region, the following are encoded:
- the ICOSLG gene encoding ICOS ligand, translated as MRPRSPGLFLLLLWGLQAESQEEVRAMVGSDVRLRCIYPEGNSFDLNDLYVYWQISMAGKGNADSVVTYHLSGNSSASHGDNHYKDRARLSLDSMKRGDFSLHLRNVTPQDEQKFNCLVFRKSLELEKILEVAVTLHVAANYSMPVVSGPSQDEELTFTCTSTNGYPRPNVYWINKTDNSVLDGALQNSTVSLNARGLYDVVSVLRIGRTPHVNVGCCIENVLLHQNLTSGQTGESIGTKDSITEDPVDGSPSGEHQPILSVLVVLAVIVSLAVATGWLCRSRCQPRSYTGAQVERPDLALAGHV; from the exons ATGCGGCCGAGGAG TCCTGgactgtttctgctgctgctctgGGGCCTGCAAGCCG agagtcaagAAGAAGTCCGAGCGATGGTGGGCAGCGATGTCCGGCTCCGCTGCATTTACCCTGAAGGAAACAGCTTTGATTTAAACGATCTTTACGTTTACTGGCAAATCAGCATGGCGGGCAAAGGGAATGCCGACTCCGTGGTGACCTACCACCTATCCGGAAACAGCTCTGCCAGCCACGGTGACAACCACTACAAGGACCGGGCTCGGCTGTCCTTGGACAGCATGAAGCGGGGCGACTTCTCTCTGCATCTGCGCAACGTCACCCCCCAGGATGAGCAGAAGTTCAACTGCCTGGTGTTTCGGAAATCCTTGGAATTAGAAAAGATTTTGGAAGTTGCGGTCACGCTGCATGTGGCAG CAAACTACAGCATGCCCGTGGTCAGTGGCCCGTCCCAGGATGAGGAGCTCACCTTCACGTGCACGTCCACCAACGGCTACCCGCGGCCAAACGTGTACTGGATCAACAAGACGGACAACAGCGTGCTGGATGGCGCCCTGCAGAACAGCACGGTGTCCCTGAACGCGCGGGGCCTGTATGATGTGGTCAGTGTCCTGAGGATCGGGCGAACCCCCCACGTCAACGTGGGCTGCTGCATTGAGAATGTGCTGCTACACCAGAACCTGACGAGCGGCCAGACAGGTGAG TCCATAG GAACCAAGGACAGCATCACAGAGGACCCAGTCGATGGCAGCCCCAGCGGGGAACACCAGCCGATTCTTAGCGTCCTTGTCGTGCTGGCCGTGATCGTGTCCCTGGCTGTCGCCACAGGCTGGCTGTGCAGGAGCAGGTGTCAGCCCAGAAGCTACACAG GTGCCCAGGTGGAAAGGCCGGACCTGGCGCTCGCAG ggcacGTGTGA